aaaacattacaatTAAATATTAACGCTGGTATACATACAAAACGGGAAGACTGAATATTACAGTTGCTTGTTATGTTTCCGTGAAAGTTTGATAAAACCGCAATGCATGCCGGGAAAAGGGACGCGAATTCAAATAACACGATGGACAAAGAGGCAGACACGGAGTTCTGCCTCTGTCTATCCGTTTATTTGAATTCGTAGATGATCGCTAGGCTAGCTATTATTCACAATCCAAATCATGAAATAAGGTATTTccgaatccgtgtatggtttgTTAAATTGGAATATTCAatgaacgaaccatacacggagtTCTCTGCCTCTATGTCCATTGTTTGATTTGAATTTGCGGGcttttcccggcattcattgcggttgtatcacgcaaacaaaacaaaccaactgTATTATTCAGTCTTCCCGTTTTGGACATCCGCCAATTCGTTTATTTGAATTCTTACAGAAATTTCAATCTTACCTTTTTAACTGTGAGAACAAAAAAGCTGAGACGAGGCGAGTCGAGACGGGACGAGGCAAGAAGAGTGTAGGGGTGTTGTCCAGAAGATTGCTCAGGGCAAGTGAGGTTTCATATAGTAGTCTCCATCTGTTCAGGTGTGGGCAAGGCTCAGGTGTGGGCGTGGTGTACGCCCTTGAGTGCGTGACGAGGTACACACAGTAGGCTAGCTATTATTGAAAGCCACAATCCAAATCATGAAATTAAGGTATTTccgaatccgtgtatggtttgTTAAATTGGAATATTCATATGGAATACCAACTGTATTATTCAGTCTTCCCGTTTTGGACATCCGTCAATCTTATCTTTTTTACTTTGGCGAGCAAGAAGTCAGGAGATGTTGTCCGGTATGAAGAGCAGAGAAACACATCTACAACATCTGTAGAGGTGTGGGCGTGGCATACTCCCATGGTGCTTCGCGAGTTGAATGACTATCGTCAGCGACGCACGGCACGGCTCACTCTGTTCGGATTTTCTCTGCTTGAGACATCTTTGTTCAGATTGACCCTTTTGCTCTCCTTTCCACGGATTAATATTGTGAGCGGATTCATACGAGTACGTTCTGTCTTTCAACTTTGCGGTTCAACCAAAGAAGTTCGTTGTCAAGGTAAGTCCTTATGAAATGGATAATTATGTTTATTGTATTACGTTGGCATGGTTGCTTTGGCGGTTTGCTTTTGATGCAGGCCGCCATTTTGCCACAGAAAAGCTTTGCGGTGGAATCTGTTGTTAGGGACGTAAGTCAGTGACGCTGTATGTATAATACAaaacacactgaaggcatgatatTTTGTCGCAAATCCTTTGCTATATAGCGTTCATTATTTAATTCTCGAAACGAGAAAACGTGGGATCATCTGAAAtggttatttatgtttattgccaTACGGCGGCGTCTGTACCGCCATTTTGTCACAGAAATGCTTTGTGGTTGAATCTGTTGTAGTGGACGTAAGtcagtgatctgcacaaacgctaatactcttatctcgctgaaatgttgacggatttacaaacggtttggtttcttacaaacgcaGCTTTTCTCTTCGGCAGTGATGTTgataggttttcaatgtagggttagggttgtagtTGTTTTGGTAGCGGCTAAATTAGCATGTCGCGATACTACAGGGGATCACGTCTGCGCCGAGTAGATGCGCAGAGGGTTGAAACGGCGGCGTCTAGGCCGCCAGCCATATTACCACAGAAAAGCTTTCTGGTGGACTCTGTCCATACaatgcaatgtgttttaaatgctgcAATGTCGTGTTACATTCactttttacacgcacacatccgcccaacaGTCTACCTCTGTCCACCAtatgcaatgtgttttaaatgctgtgcTGTTGGTCATGAAACGGGAGATCGTCCGCCGTGCAActcaaggtgaggtgctggttaAATTTCTAATGCTGGTTGGGTTTTGACTGTATTTGCATTTTAGTTGTCCATCAATAGATTTTTTTGGAAaatagttagtgtgtgtgtgtgtgtgtgtgtgtgtgtctgtgtgtgtgtctgtgtgtgtgtgtgtgtgtgtgtgtgtgtctgtgtgtgtgtgtgtgtgtctgtgtgtgtgtgtgtgtctgtgtgtctgtcttcttcttctgtgtgtctgtctgtgtgtgtgtgtgtgtgtctgtcttcttcttctgtgtgtctgtctgtgtgtgtgtgtgtgtgtgtctgtctgtgtgtctgtcttcttcgtctgtgtctgtctgtgtgtgtgtctgtctgtctgtgtgtgtgtgtgtgtgtgtctgtctgtgtgtctgtctgtgtctgtgtgtctgtctgtctgtctgtctgtgtgtgtgtctgtgtctgtgtgtgtgtgtgtgtgtgtgtgtgtgtgtgtgtgtctgtgtgtgtccgtgtgtgtctgtctgtctgtctgtgtgtgtgtctgtgtgtgtgtctgtgtgtgtgtgtctgtgtgtctgtgtgtttgtgtctgtctgtgtgtctgtctgtgtgtctgtctgtgtgtgtgtctgtgtgtgtgtctgtctgtgtgtctgtgtgtgtgtctgtctgtgtgtctgtctgtgtgtctgtctgtgtgtgtgtctgtgtgtgtgtctgtgtgtgtctgtctgtgtgtgtgtctgtgtgtctgtctgtctgtgtgtgtgtgtgtctgtgtgtgtgtgtctgtgtgtgtctgtctgtgtgtgtgtctgtctctgtgtgtctgtgtctgtgtgtctgtgagtctgtctgtctgtgagtctgtctgtctgtgtgtctgtgtgtctgtctgtgtgtctgtctccgtctctgtgtgtgtctgtctctgtgtgtgtctgtctctgtgtgtgtctgtctctgtgtgtgtgtgtgtgtgtgtctgtgtgtctgtctctgtgtgtgtgtctgtgtttgtgtctgtgtgtgtttgtgtgtgtgtctgtgtgtctgtgtctgtgtgtgtgtgtctgtgtgtgtgtgtgtctgtctgtctgtctgtctgtgtctatgtgtgtgtctgtgtgtctgtgtgtctgtctgtgtctgtgtgtgtgtgtgtgtgcctgtgtgtgtgtgtgtgtgtgtgtgtgtgtctgtgtgtgtgtgtctgtgtgtgtccgtgtgtctgtgtgtgtccatgtgtgtctgtgtgtgtgtgtgtgtgtgtgtgtctgtctgtgtgtgtctgtctgtgtgtctgtgtctgtctgtgtctgtctgtctgtgtctgtctgtgtgtctgtgtgtctgtctgtgtgtctgtctgtgtgtgtgtctgtgtgtgtctgtctgtgtgtgtgtctgtctgtgtgtgtgtgtgtctgtgtgtgtgtctgtgtgtgtctgtctgtgtgtgtctgtctgtctgtgtgtgtctgtctgtctgtctgtgtgtgtgtctgtctgtgtgtctgtctgtctgtgtgtctgtctgtgtgtctgtgtgtgtgtctgtgtgtgtctgtgtgtgtgtctgtgtgtgtctgtctgtctgtgtgtgtgtctgtgtgtgtgtctgtgtgtgtctgtctgtctgtgtgtgtctgtgtgtttgtgtgtgtctgtctgtgtgtctgtctgtgtgtgtgtctgtgtctctgtgtgtgtgtctgtgtttgtgtgtctgtctgtgtgtctgtgtgtgtgtgtctgtgtgtgtctgtctgtctgtctgtgtgtctgtgtgtgtgtgtctgtctgtgtgtctgtgtgtgtgtctgtgtgtgtctgtgtgtgtgtctgtgtgtgtctgtgtgtctgtgtgtgtctgtctgtgtgtgtctgtctgtctgtgtgtgtctgtgtgtttgtgtgtgtctgtctgtgtgtctgtctgtgtgtgtgtctgtgtctctgtgtgtgtgtctgtgtttgtgtgtctgtgtgtgtctgtgtgtgtgtgtctgtgtgtgtgtgtctgtgtgtctgtgtgtctgtgtgtctgtgtgtctgtctgtctgtctgtctgtctgtctgtgtgtgtgtgtgtgtgtgtgtgtgtgtgtgtgtctgtctgtgtctatgtttgtgtctgtgtgcctgtctgtgtgtgtgtgtgtgtgtgcctgtctgtgtgtgtgtctgtctgtggggctGTGTGGGGCTGTGTCGTGTGTGGCTGTATACTGATTTTCAGATTGTCTAAGCAAGGTAGGTTTGTTGGTCATGTGTTGAAAGGAGAAACAGGAGATCGTCCGCCGTTCAActcaaggtgaggtgctggttaCATTACTTTTTTTGGAAAATGGTTTCTGTACTGCCTGTCATTCTATGCAAATATTTGGCTTTAAATTTGTCCTTGGATGAAAGCTTTATAAGTTGGCTGTGATTCGGAAATTTTAAATGCTGCAATGTCGTGTTACATTTCCTTTTTACACGCACATATCCGCCCAACAGTCTAAATTCTACCTCTGTCCACCAtatgcaatgtgttttaaatgctgtgcTTTAGCCCATATATTGATTTCACATGAAcaccttgtgcgtgtgtgtatttattgcacctatctgttctgtttaatgttcatttcatatgaaaacacatggttataattacataaatacatctctgtacagggtggggttttcaacatgcagcctttcttgatgtatatttgtaaagggaaaTCTTGTACCTATTTTGAAGCATTCTATTTTTCTTATTGTGAAATCATTAGATGCCTCGTGCCTCGCGCGCTTCGGCTGCAGccaaggtgaggaggaggacgattCTTCCGATGGCAACGACTCTGGCTAGAGGCTTCCTCCCTGGTATGTAGTCGTAAAGATACAATAATGTTTTCAACTCATTTATATTCCTCAGAATTCTATTGCATGAATTTGTGATGTTTGACTTTTAGATCAACAGCTCGAGATAAGTTATTCATTTTAGTTTTGCGTTGAATTTGTCTCTTTATTAGTGCATGGCACTGGAGCACGTCACCGTGTCAAGCCTTGGCCTGTCTCTGCCCACACTGGGAAGTTCAACCGATTGGATCTCCCTCCTGAGTCTCCAGATAAGCAGGTAAACTTGTCAAAGACCTTTCAGAAAATAATGTATAATTTAGCTGTGGAATATGTTTGGAGTGGAATGACAACTTTTTATTTGTCCTTATTTATAGTTTGTGCTGTTTGTGGGCGACTCGCATCTGCGTGCGTTGGTTGACCGTTACGTGAGGATGCCAGACGGTTGCCTTTCGTTTGGGTTCCTGTCTACGCCTGGGGCGTCTGCCGCTGAGCTCCGCACTGAGTTGCTGAACGCAGACATCCCCAGAACCCCCGACATCGTTTGCTTGCTGGCTCCAAGCAACAACCTCACGGCGACGCCCAGCATCGAAGCGGCTGGAGTTGCCTTCGATGGACTTCTGAGAGCTGCCCGCAGTCGATGGCCTAAGGTAGTTTTTGTGTTACAAAATAAAGTGTATTTTCAAGGCAGACTATTTAACAGAATTGTATAGTGTGTAATCCAAAACTTTTGTGCGGATCAGGTGTTTGTGCTCGATTTCCCTCCCCGGCTGGCGAGTGAATTGGCACCGCAACAATTCCTTCGAGAGGAGTTTCGTCGCGTTGCAGCAAAGAACGGTATGTAAAAATGATTAAGAGATAATGTCAGTATAGAATATCTTTGTAGGAAAGCTTTTAGTGTATCAACACCACCTCTTGGTACCACGTGTAAAATATGCATATAGTGTATGGtttaatatttgttttcttCTGCAGATGTAAAGTACTGCGTCACAGCTGACCGCTTTCCGCTGGACTCACGTGCCTTGTGGAGTCGTGATGGGGTAAGTCGTGTTATAACTTGGCACGTGAGAAATTCATGTATTGTCATTTTTATATGGCAAAAGCAGTTTATTTCAATAATAACCCGTGCTTCTCATTATAATAGATCCACCTGAGTGACGATCGGGGGATGCCGCTTCTCGCGAAGCTTCTGTGGCACTTCTCCTTTCGGCAGCTACAGTCACCTCTGCCTGTTACACCTCCGCCTGTGTCTCCTCCCAAGTCACCCCCGACTGTGAGACCCTTTGCTACCACCGTGGTTGTGAAGGGAGAGGTTTCACGTCCACGTCCCCTTGACCCCTTCAAGGAAACTGTCGTCGGACGTCGCGGAAAGGTAAAAGTTATACCATTTTGAAGAACTTCAGTTTTAGTTAGGCCACATTTATTGAATACTAATTCCCCCTATGTGTTTATAGCTCAGCCAACCTGAGTCCTGGGATGCGCCTGAGGACTGGGATCAGTCTTCCGTGCGGATCCTTCCTCATGAGGTTTGTACATTGGTATGATAGCTGATAGGAAATTAAACCGTCATGATGCGTACATTTGTTGTTTCATTTAAATGCTATTCCTATAAGACAAGGCAAATGGTCAATGGCTCAattctgttttttatttctAGGTTTGTGTGCCTCCTCTGGTCCTGAGGGAGTGCTTTGTCGTGCTAAACCCTATCCGGTTTAGCACTGACAAGTTGGCTGCAATGGATCGCATTGTTCCATCCAACCTTGACGTCCCCTTGGGGAATCGCTCAAAGGTAATTTGTGTGATTTTAATATTAACTGTTTGTGAGTGCATACATATTAATAGCGCCTGTAATCCTATATGACAAGCTTTACATTGTATGGTACAGATAGTTGCATTGATAACAAATGTGTTATATTTCATTAACTGTTATCATTTCCGTTCTCTTCCATTATGATAGAAACGGAAGGTGGCACATGGAACCACGGCTGTGGTCTCCAAAGGAAAGAAGGCCCGCCTTGAGGTTGGTAATTTCTCATTGAAATATGTACTTGTTTTTTGGTTGAAACACAGGAACAACTATTTTTTGATTTCGCCTTTAATACAAGAGATAGTCAACATTCTCTGTGTAGGTATTGTTTTGCCAATGATTTACAATTATTTTCCAGGCACTTCAAACTCCAGCAAGGATTGTCAAACCTTCGAAGCTGGTACCTCCCCCTCGACCTGTGCCAGAAGCTGCTGTACCAGCCACTCTGGAGGGCAGCGTCTTTGTGCCTTCGAGCATGGTAATTTGCATACAACATGTGATGATTACACACATTCAGTGAATAGAGTGCGGTTCTCTATTCTTTTGATATTTTCTCTAAGTTCCCTTTAAGAATGTGTAGTTTTGTGTTTCCATTTCTCAattgtaatatatataattcTTACTATGTCATTACAGTTTGCTCAACCGGAGGGGGATGACCAGACTCTGTGTGTTGATGAGTGGCCGTTTCTTCAAACAGAGTTTTGTGAGGTAAAGgaatgggggaaaaaaagagcaTCTTGTAATATTTGGGTTTTGTTGTTAAATTTGTATGTAGCGCCACAAAATACAGGCGTGCACAACACTATGTTTGTTACTGTTTTAAATAAACTACATTAGCAGTAAGTTCTTTGAGCTGCCCACTTTTCAATTTTCATGCAATTGTATCTCTCATGATAATTTTGCTCCCTTACCTCATTGTAGAAGGTGAACCAGCCAACTGCTCGGGTTGTCTCTGGACAGAGAAA
The window above is part of the Gadus macrocephalus chromosome 10, ASM3116895v1 genome. Proteins encoded here:
- the LOC132466509 gene encoding uncharacterized protein LOC132466509 — translated: MPRASRASAAAKVRRRTILPMATTLARGFLPVHGTGARHRVKPWPVSAHTGKFNRLDLPPESPDKQFVLFVGDSHLRALVDRYVRMPDGCLSFGFLSTPGASAAELRTELLNADIPRTPDIVCLLAPSNNLTATPSIEAAGVAFDGLLRAARSRWPKVFVLDFPPRLASELAPQQFLREEFRRVAAKNDVKYCVTADRFPLDSRALWSRDGIHLSDDRGMPLLAKLLWHFSFRQLQSPLPVTPPPVSPPKSPPTVRPFATTVVVKGEVSRPRPLDPFKETVVGRRGKVKVIPF